The following proteins are co-located in the Paenibacillus sp. FSL H8-0079 genome:
- the atpA gene encoding F0F1 ATP synthase subunit alpha has translation MSIKPEEISTLIKSQIEQYKTDIDVVEVGTVIEVGDGIARVYGLENVMSNELVEFPSGVMGLAMNVEESNVGVVILGPYYDIREGDQVKRTGQIMQVPVGEALIGRVVNPLGIPVDGKGPIATTEFRPVEGKAPGVMDRKSVHEPMQTGIKAIDAMVPIGRGQRELIIGDRQTGKTSIAIDAILNQKGSGMKCIYVAIGQKQSTVAQVVETLRRKGAMEYTIVVTAAASDPSPLLYIAPYSGCSMGEYFMYKGEHVLVIYDDLTKQASAYRELSLLLRRPPGREAYPGDVFYLHSRLLERAAKLNDELGGGSLTALPFIETQASDVSAYIPTNVISITDGQIFLEADLFNAGQRPAINVGISVSRVGGSAQIKAMKKVAGSLRLDLAQYRELQAFSQFGSDLDKATQARLNRGARMMEILKQGVNQPLPVEQQVVSLYTAVKGFLDEIPTGDVTRFEREFLAFMESSHPEILASIRDTKELTADNENALKGAIEKFRKSFAVSV, from the coding sequence TTGAGTATCAAACCAGAAGAAATCAGTACATTAATTAAGAGCCAAATCGAACAATACAAGACCGATATCGATGTAGTCGAAGTCGGAACGGTTATCGAGGTTGGTGATGGTATTGCTCGTGTGTACGGACTTGAGAACGTCATGTCCAACGAGTTGGTTGAATTCCCAAGCGGTGTTATGGGACTCGCCATGAACGTGGAAGAAAGCAATGTTGGTGTCGTTATCCTGGGACCTTACTACGATATTCGTGAAGGCGACCAAGTGAAACGTACTGGTCAAATCATGCAAGTGCCTGTAGGCGAAGCATTGATTGGACGCGTTGTGAACCCACTAGGTATTCCGGTAGATGGCAAAGGGCCAATCGCTACAACGGAATTCCGTCCTGTCGAAGGTAAAGCACCGGGCGTAATGGATCGTAAATCGGTTCATGAGCCAATGCAAACAGGGATCAAAGCCATTGATGCAATGGTTCCAATCGGTCGTGGACAACGTGAGTTGATCATCGGTGACCGTCAAACAGGTAAAACATCCATCGCAATTGATGCGATCCTGAACCAAAAAGGTAGTGGCATGAAGTGTATCTATGTGGCTATTGGTCAGAAACAGTCTACGGTTGCTCAAGTTGTGGAAACTCTTCGTCGTAAAGGCGCAATGGAATACACGATCGTTGTAACTGCAGCAGCTTCCGATCCATCACCACTCTTGTACATCGCACCGTATTCCGGTTGTTCGATGGGTGAGTACTTCATGTACAAAGGCGAGCACGTTTTGGTTATCTATGATGACTTGACCAAACAAGCTTCTGCTTACCGTGAGCTTTCCTTGTTGCTTCGTCGTCCACCGGGCCGTGAGGCTTATCCGGGTGACGTCTTCTACTTGCACTCCCGTTTGCTGGAGCGTGCCGCGAAGCTGAATGATGAACTGGGTGGTGGTTCTTTAACCGCGCTTCCGTTTATTGAAACACAAGCTTCCGACGTATCTGCATACATTCCAACGAACGTAATCTCCATCACGGACGGACAGATCTTCCTGGAAGCTGACTTGTTCAATGCTGGACAACGCCCAGCGATCAACGTAGGTATTTCCGTATCCCGTGTCGGTGGTTCTGCTCAGATCAAAGCGATGAAAAAGGTTGCAGGTTCCCTGCGTCTCGACCTCGCTCAATATCGTGAGCTTCAAGCGTTCTCCCAGTTCGGTTCCGATCTGGATAAAGCGACTCAGGCCCGCCTGAATCGTGGTGCACGCATGATGGAAATCCTGAAGCAAGGTGTTAACCAGCCTCTGCCTGTAGAACAACAGGTAGTCAGCTTGTACACTGCAGTTAAAGGATTCCTGGATGAAATTCCAACAGGTGATGTTACTCGTTTTGAGCGTGAGTTCCTTGCGTTCATGGAGAGCAGTCATCCGGAGATTCTTGCATCGATCCGTGATACTAAAGAATTGACTGCAGACAACGAAAATGCGCTAAAAGGCGCAATTGAGAAGTTCAGAAAGAGTTTTGCTGTCTCTGTCTAA
- a CDS encoding F0F1 ATP synthase subunit delta, with amino-acid sequence MSRDTIVAKRYAKALFEVALQQQQVLEVEEELRVVVSALTGDSDIQKFIISPNISDEAKQNVLHSSLDGKVSEPVIRTVLLLIERGRVELLEDLLNDYRKIQGESLGFADARVYSTYALNDEEKEAVAREFGGRVNKKIRIENIVDPTLLGGLKVAIGDTIYDGSLAGKLERLEQSFNRRVQ; translated from the coding sequence ATGAGCCGCGATACGATAGTTGCCAAGCGTTATGCGAAAGCATTGTTCGAAGTTGCTCTTCAACAACAACAGGTGCTTGAGGTTGAAGAGGAACTGCGCGTAGTTGTCAGTGCATTGACTGGAGATTCTGATATTCAGAAGTTTATCATATCTCCTAATATCTCTGATGAAGCCAAGCAGAATGTGCTTCATTCAAGCCTTGATGGCAAGGTGTCCGAGCCTGTCATCCGTACAGTCTTGCTGTTGATTGAACGCGGACGCGTTGAATTACTGGAAGATTTGCTGAACGATTATCGGAAGATTCAAGGCGAGTCGCTCGGCTTCGCTGATGCGCGCGTCTACTCGACATATGCATTGAATGATGAAGAAAAAGAAGCGGTAGCCCGTGAATTCGGTGGCCGTGTGAATAAAAAGATTCGTATCGAGAACATTGTTGATCCGACTCTGCTGGGCGGATTGAAAGTCGCCATTGGCGATACGATCTATGACGGCAGCTTGGCTGGCAAGCTCGAACGTCTTGAGCAGTCTTTTAACAGACGAGTACAGTAG
- the atpF gene encoding F0F1 ATP synthase subunit B: MSFLWENTFLAIVAFAILYWLLSRYAFGPLFSIMEKRRELVMSEMNEAAETRKQAVTYVEEQKKALEQARQEAQDIIEQSRQTGGKQAEALLADANAEANRLKTDAIREIESEKNKAVAALRSELGTASVQIASKLIKKEVENGPAQEELVNQYLNEVGGRQ; this comes from the coding sequence TTGAGTTTCTTATGGGAAAACACGTTTCTCGCGATTGTTGCATTTGCAATTCTATATTGGTTGCTTAGTCGTTACGCATTTGGACCCTTGTTCTCTATTATGGAAAAACGTCGTGAACTCGTGATGTCAGAGATGAACGAGGCTGCTGAGACTCGTAAACAGGCTGTTACTTATGTTGAAGAACAGAAGAAAGCTCTGGAGCAAGCGCGCCAAGAGGCTCAGGATATTATTGAGCAGTCTCGTCAAACAGGTGGTAAACAGGCTGAAGCTCTTCTCGCAGATGCTAACGCGGAAGCAAATCGTCTTAAAACCGATGCAATACGCGAAATTGAGAGCGAGAAGAACAAAGCAGTTGCAGCGCTTCGCAGCGAACTGGGTACAGCTTCCGTTCAGATTGCATCTAAATTGATTAAAAAAGAAGTTGAGAACGGTCCTGCACAAGAGGAACTTGTGAACCAATACCTCAATGAGGTAGGAGGCCGACAATGA
- the atpE gene encoding F0F1 ATP synthase subunit C → MGAMALIAAAIVAGLGALGASIANGMVISRTVDGIARQPEAKSTLQTTMFIGVGLIEVLPIIGVVLAFMFYGAA, encoded by the coding sequence ATGGGAGCAATGGCATTAATCGCAGCAGCAATTGTTGCAGGATTGGGCGCTTTGGGCGCGAGTATCGCTAACGGTATGGTAATCAGCAGAACGGTGGATGGTATTGCACGTCAACCGGAAGCAAAATCAACGCTTCAAACAACAATGTTTATCGGTGTAGGTTTGATCGAGGTATTGCCGATCATTGGTGTGGTACTTGCATTCATGTTCTACGGAGCAGCATAA
- the atpB gene encoding F0F1 ATP synthase subunit A — translation MHEAPVIMLGGFHLDLSVLLMLIVTSALVFIFAIVATRNLSVENPGKLQNFMEWAVEFVLNIISSTMDLKKGKHFVSLALTMIMFIFLGNMLGLPFQAVTDVKDINAATAFGKPIVTAVEAYEEAHARNPEAHPHIEIAWFKSPTADLSVTMGLALVAFLVAHGLGLFRNTRGYLKHYFKPYPFFVPINIIETISKLVTHGMRLFANIFAGEVLLTTILKLTTFKVAGFLAAIPLLMVWQGFSIFIGAIQSFVFVILMMVYISQTIETHEEH, via the coding sequence ATGCATGAAGCTCCAGTGATTATGCTCGGAGGTTTTCATCTTGATTTGTCCGTTTTGCTGATGTTGATCGTAACCAGTGCTCTTGTTTTTATTTTCGCCATCGTAGCTACGCGGAATCTGTCAGTTGAGAATCCGGGCAAACTGCAAAATTTTATGGAGTGGGCTGTTGAATTTGTACTAAACATCATTTCAAGCACGATGGATCTGAAAAAGGGAAAACATTTCGTATCTCTTGCGCTTACGATGATTATGTTCATCTTCTTAGGTAACATGCTGGGCCTTCCATTCCAAGCGGTGACGGATGTCAAGGATATCAACGCGGCAACGGCATTTGGTAAGCCAATCGTTACAGCAGTAGAAGCGTATGAAGAGGCTCACGCTAGAAACCCAGAAGCTCATCCTCATATTGAGATTGCATGGTTCAAATCGCCAACAGCTGATTTGTCCGTTACAATGGGACTAGCTCTTGTAGCGTTCCTCGTAGCTCATGGACTAGGGTTGTTCCGTAACACACGCGGTTATCTGAAGCACTATTTCAAACCGTATCCGTTTTTCGTGCCGATCAATATTATTGAGACCATCTCAAAACTAGTGACACACGGAATGCGTTTGTTTGCAAATATCTTTGCAGGCGAAGTCTTACTTACAACGATTCTAAAATTGACAACGTTCAAAGTGGCTGGTTTCTTGGCAGCTATTCCGTTGTTAATGGTGTGGCAAGGCTTTAGTATCTTTATCGGGGCCATTCAATCATTTGTTTTTGTTATTTTGATGATGGTTTACATTTCACAGACGATCGAGACACACGAAGAACATTAA
- a CDS encoding ATP synthase subunit I: MSELTRYRRSMTVFIMYLLMFCFLTAAFMPRLETIALGLALGAGISLINALYLGHKVKKLADGAAEGNLKRVNLGFLTRAALAVLGIYVSMRFPQYFNTYAVAGGLAIAQFSLLIIGIIQSRKEV, from the coding sequence ATGAGTGAACTAACCAGATACCGCAGATCGATGACTGTTTTCATCATGTATCTTCTTATGTTTTGTTTTCTTACAGCGGCGTTTATGCCACGTTTGGAGACAATTGCTTTGGGATTGGCGCTGGGCGCGGGGATCAGTTTGATCAATGCGTTATATTTAGGCCACAAAGTGAAGAAGTTAGCTGATGGTGCGGCAGAAGGTAACCTGAAACGTGTGAACCTGGGATTTTTGACAAGAGCGGCACTCGCAGTGCTAGGTATTTATGTATCGATGCGCTTTCCGCAGTACTTCAATACATATGCGGTTGCAGGTGGTCTGGCCATTGCACAATTTTCCTTACTGATTATAGGGATTATACAGTCCCGCAAAGAAGTATGA
- a CDS encoding AtpZ/AtpI family protein, with translation MADSNKPNSSRNHDDNVWKAMGLVTAFGIEIAILAVAGYYAGSWLDKAIGGNGIWIAVSVLFFLAAGGVSIYFIAKKVMGESDE, from the coding sequence ATGGCCGATTCGAACAAACCAAATTCATCCCGTAACCATGATGATAATGTATGGAAAGCGATGGGGCTCGTGACAGCTTTTGGGATCGAGATTGCCATTCTGGCTGTTGCCGGATATTACGCTGGCTCCTGGTTGGACAAGGCCATCGGAGGTAACGGAATATGGATCGCCGTAAGCGTTCTCTTTTTTCTTGCGGCAGGCGGTGTAAGCATCTACTTTATCGCGAAAAAAGTCATGGGGGAAAGTGATGAGTGA
- the wecB gene encoding UDP-N-acetylglucosamine 2-epimerase (non-hydrolyzing), whose product MSNKIKVMTIFGVRPEAIKMAPLILELQKHPESIESIVCVTAQHRQMLDQVLEVFDIHPDYDLDVMKDRQTLNEITIRVLGGLEPVLAEAKPDIVLVHGDTLTTFVASYAAFLQQIQVGHVEAGLRTWNKLSPYPEEMNRQLTGVLADLHFAPTDWSSSNLAKENKSESSTYVTGNTVTDVFQYTVREDYTHPVLDWAQGKRLVLMTAHRRESQGEPHRNIFQAVKRIADEFEDIAIVYPVHPSPAVKEPAHAILGNHPRIQLIDPLDVVDLHNFYPHTHLILTDSGGLQEEAPSFGVPVLVLRDTTERPEGIEAGTLELVGTEEELVYERTKALLTDKTLYASMSQAANPYGDGHASERIVNAILHHFGVNSERPESFHRKFKK is encoded by the coding sequence ATGTCCAACAAAATTAAAGTCATGACGATCTTCGGGGTGCGTCCAGAAGCCATCAAGATGGCTCCGCTTATTTTGGAATTGCAAAAACATCCCGAGTCTATTGAATCTATTGTTTGCGTAACTGCGCAGCATCGCCAAATGTTGGATCAGGTACTTGAAGTTTTCGACATTCATCCCGATTATGATCTGGATGTGATGAAAGACCGCCAGACATTGAACGAAATTACGATACGTGTACTTGGTGGTCTGGAGCCGGTGTTAGCTGAAGCTAAGCCGGATATTGTACTGGTTCACGGGGATACATTGACTACCTTTGTAGCGAGCTACGCAGCATTCCTGCAACAGATTCAGGTAGGACATGTGGAAGCGGGGCTGCGGACGTGGAACAAGCTGTCTCCATATCCGGAAGAGATGAACCGTCAGTTGACGGGAGTACTGGCTGATCTACATTTTGCGCCTACGGATTGGTCTTCTTCTAATCTTGCCAAAGAAAATAAATCAGAGTCTAGTACGTATGTCACAGGCAACACGGTAACAGATGTGTTTCAATATACAGTACGGGAGGACTACACACACCCAGTACTTGATTGGGCCCAAGGCAAACGTCTTGTGCTGATGACAGCTCATCGCCGTGAATCTCAAGGCGAGCCTCACCGCAACATTTTCCAGGCCGTCAAACGGATTGCCGACGAATTCGAAGATATTGCCATCGTGTACCCGGTGCATCCAAGTCCTGCTGTGAAGGAGCCGGCTCACGCGATTTTGGGGAATCATCCCCGTATTCAATTAATTGATCCACTAGACGTGGTGGATTTGCATAACTTTTACCCGCACACTCACTTGATTTTGACCGATTCAGGCGGTTTGCAGGAAGAAGCGCCTTCGTTTGGTGTGCCTGTGCTCGTATTGCGAGATACAACAGAACGCCCGGAAGGCATTGAAGCTGGAACGCTGGAACTGGTAGGTACAGAAGAGGAACTTGTATATGAACGGACAAAAGCTCTGCTTACAGACAAAACACTGTATGCAAGCATGAGCCAGGCTGCCAATCCATACGGTGATGGACATGCTTCGGAAAGAATTGTCAATGCGATTTTGCACCATTTCGGTGTGAATAGTGAGCGTCCGGAATCATTTCACAGAAAATTCAAAAAATAA
- the upp gene encoding uracil phosphoribosyltransferase: protein MGKLVICDHPLIQHKLTFIRDMRTNTKDFRELVDEVATLMAYEITRDVELETIDVQTPVAATQGKVISGRMLGLVPILRAGLGMLDGVVKLLPAAKVGHVGLFRDPETLQPVEYYTKLPTDVTERQLIVIDPMLATGGSAIAAIDVLKKRGCTQIKMMNLVAAPEGVKAVQDAHPDVDIYVAALDDRLDDHGYIVPGLGDAGDRLYGTK from the coding sequence ATGGGAAAATTAGTAATATGTGATCACCCTTTGATTCAACACAAACTGACGTTTATACGCGACATGCGTACGAATACGAAAGATTTTCGTGAATTGGTGGATGAAGTAGCAACGTTGATGGCTTATGAGATTACAAGAGATGTTGAACTGGAAACGATTGATGTACAGACACCTGTAGCCGCAACACAAGGTAAAGTCATCTCTGGACGTATGCTCGGACTGGTGCCGATTCTGCGTGCAGGACTCGGAATGCTGGATGGCGTTGTGAAATTGTTGCCAGCGGCAAAAGTTGGACATGTTGGTCTGTTCCGTGACCCGGAAACACTGCAACCGGTAGAATACTACACCAAACTGCCTACAGACGTGACAGAGCGTCAATTGATCGTAATTGATCCGATGCTTGCGACTGGTGGTTCGGCCATTGCAGCTATTGACGTGCTCAAAAAACGTGGCTGTACTCAAATTAAGATGATGAACTTGGTTGCAGCGCCAGAAGGCGTAAAAGCTGTACAAGATGCACATCCCGATGTGGATATCTATGTAGCAGCACTGGACGACCGTCTGGATGATCATGGTTATATCGTTCCAGGACTTGGAGATGCAGGAGACCGTCTATACGGCACTAAATAA
- the glyA gene encoding serine hydroxymethyltransferase, which yields MEQLRKNDPAVLEAMNLELKRQQNNIELIASENIVSEAVIEALGSVLTNKYAEGYPGKRYYGGCEHVDIVEDIARDRAKELFGAEHVNVQPHSGAQANMAVYLAALKPGDTVLGMNLAHGGHLTHGSPVNASGLLYNFVAYGVQEDTFLIDYDEVRKAAFKHRPRMIVAGASAYPRTIDFEKLASIANDVGALFMVDMAHIAGLVAAGLHPSPVPHAHFVTTTTHKTLRGPRGGMIMCTKAWAAAIDKAVFPGSQGGPLMHVIASKAVAFGEALQPSFKTYAENVVKNAQVLAETLIAEGLNIVSGGTDNHLMLIDTRSVNITGKEAEHVLDSIGITVNKNAIPFDPTSPFVTSGIRIGTPAATSRGMNEEAMVAIGKIIAKTLKNPKDTAKLDEARAEVTALTDQFPLYTDLKY from the coding sequence ATGGAACAATTGCGCAAGAATGACCCGGCAGTACTGGAAGCGATGAATCTTGAACTGAAACGTCAACAGAACAACATCGAACTGATTGCATCCGAGAACATCGTAAGTGAAGCAGTAATCGAAGCATTGGGATCTGTTCTGACCAACAAGTACGCTGAAGGATATCCAGGCAAACGCTACTATGGCGGTTGTGAGCATGTGGACATCGTTGAAGACATCGCGCGTGATCGTGCAAAAGAATTGTTCGGAGCAGAACACGTGAATGTTCAACCTCACTCCGGTGCACAAGCGAACATGGCAGTGTATCTTGCAGCGTTGAAACCTGGTGATACTGTACTGGGTATGAACCTTGCTCATGGTGGACACCTCACACACGGTAGCCCGGTTAACGCATCCGGCTTGCTGTACAACTTCGTAGCATACGGCGTACAGGAAGATACATTCCTGATTGATTATGATGAAGTGCGCAAAGCGGCTTTCAAACACCGTCCTCGTATGATCGTTGCAGGTGCCAGTGCATATCCGCGTACCATTGATTTTGAAAAGCTGGCTTCCATTGCCAATGATGTTGGTGCGTTGTTCATGGTGGATATGGCTCACATCGCAGGACTGGTTGCTGCTGGATTGCATCCAAGCCCAGTTCCGCATGCGCATTTCGTAACAACAACAACACATAAAACGCTGCGTGGACCACGCGGGGGTATGATTATGTGTACCAAAGCATGGGCAGCAGCAATTGATAAAGCCGTATTCCCTGGTTCCCAAGGTGGACCTCTGATGCACGTGATCGCTTCCAAAGCGGTAGCATTCGGTGAAGCTTTGCAACCATCGTTCAAAACATATGCTGAGAATGTTGTGAAAAACGCACAAGTTCTGGCTGAAACACTGATCGCTGAAGGATTGAACATCGTATCCGGTGGTACAGATAACCACTTGATGCTGATCGACACACGCAGTGTGAACATCACTGGTAAGGAAGCTGAGCATGTGCTCGATTCCATCGGCATTACCGTGAACAAAAATGCAATTCCATTCGACCCTACAAGCCCGTTTGTAACGAGCGGTATTCGAATTGGTACACCTGCTGCAACTTCCCGTGGCATGAACGAAGAAGCGATGGTAGCGATCGGTAAGATCATTGCCAAAACGCTGAAAAATCCAAAAGATACAGCGAAGCTGGATGAAGCGCGTGCAGAAGTGACTGCACTTACAGACCAATTCCCGCTATATACCGATCTTAAATACTAA
- a CDS encoding TIGR01440 family protein → MTIELDSEQPGLQEQTASILHELALAGQLGPGQIVVIGTSTSEVAGARIGTSGAIEVAQQLLAGIREVQEEFGFDTVFQCCEHLNRALVMERSVLTRLGLTEVGAVPVPKAGGSMASAAYRSLTDPCLAEHVQAHAGLDIGETMIGMHLRHVAVPFRTALRYVGDARVTTALTRPKLIGGERAVYRMEEQPDSTFCD, encoded by the coding sequence ATGACTATTGAGTTAGATTCGGAACAACCCGGATTGCAGGAACAGACCGCATCCATTCTGCATGAACTGGCGCTTGCCGGACAGCTTGGGCCTGGACAGATCGTTGTGATCGGTACAAGCACAAGTGAAGTCGCAGGCGCTCGGATTGGTACGAGTGGTGCCATTGAAGTGGCACAGCAGCTTCTTGCGGGTATACGCGAGGTGCAGGAGGAATTCGGTTTTGACACGGTATTCCAATGTTGTGAGCATCTGAACCGTGCGCTGGTAATGGAACGTTCTGTGCTTACTCGACTTGGATTGACCGAGGTTGGTGCAGTACCCGTGCCCAAGGCCGGAGGTTCAATGGCATCCGCAGCATATCGTTCGCTGACCGATCCATGCCTGGCTGAACATGTGCAGGCCCATGCGGGACTGGACATTGGGGAAACGATGATTGGAATGCATTTAAGACATGTGGCCGTACCTTTTCGTACAGCGCTCCGCTATGTTGGAGATGCACGTGTGACCACAGCGTTGACTCGTCCGAAGTTGATTGGCGGCGAACGCGCGGTGTATCGTATGGAAGAACAACCAGATTCGACATTTTGTGACTAA
- a CDS encoding low molecular weight protein arginine phosphatase, with protein sequence MKHILFVCTGNTCRSPMAEGLLRKLASERGIQVEVRSAGVAATSGMPISRHAEAVLRDHNVEGPPHSTQLSSNLVGWADLVLTLTRSHKQHVMQVFPDSVHKTYTLKEYVEDDEQVLNDVQELDSLFATLEMKRALGQEILASERERAIEIRQRIPSFDISDPFGGSRDDYNIAAAEIRTALDRLLDKLG encoded by the coding sequence ATGAAACATATTTTATTCGTATGTACAGGAAATACGTGCCGCAGCCCCATGGCAGAGGGGCTCTTGCGAAAATTGGCATCGGAGCGCGGCATTCAGGTAGAGGTTCGCTCCGCAGGTGTGGCAGCAACGTCGGGTATGCCGATTTCCCGTCATGCTGAAGCGGTTTTGAGAGATCATAACGTTGAAGGTCCACCTCATTCCACACAACTTAGCTCCAACTTGGTAGGTTGGGCTGATCTGGTTCTTACGCTAACACGCAGTCATAAGCAGCATGTCATGCAGGTATTTCCCGACTCGGTCCACAAAACCTATACATTGAAAGAATATGTGGAGGATGATGAACAGGTATTAAATGATGTTCAGGAATTGGACAGCCTGTTTGCGACGCTGGAGATGAAACGTGCCCTTGGCCAAGAGATCCTGGCATCGGAGCGTGAGCGAGCCATCGAGATCAGACAACGTATTCCAAGTTTCGACATCTCTGATCCGTTTGGTGGCAGTCGTGATGATTACAATATAGCTGCGGCCGAGATTCGGACCGCATTGGACCGGCTTTTGGATAAGCTGGGATAA
- a CDS encoding manganese efflux pump MntP family protein encodes MWDVSAHVGQLVTILIMAVALGLDAFSLGIGIGMKGIRLRDVLRISTVTALFHIIMPLIGMYMGKYVSSLLGDITTYAAGGLLILLGGHMILNAFREGDTKLVDHRSLLGVVLFSLSVSVDSFSVGVSLGMFSSDLVLTVLAFGVCGGAMSVMGLLLGRRVSRNLGDYGEAIGGAILLAFGLLFIF; translated from the coding sequence ATGTGGGATGTGTCTGCCCATGTAGGGCAGTTGGTAACCATTTTGATCATGGCTGTTGCGCTAGGTCTTGATGCGTTCTCGCTCGGAATCGGAATTGGCATGAAGGGCATTCGACTGCGGGATGTATTGCGGATCAGTACAGTAACAGCGCTGTTTCATATCATCATGCCGCTCATCGGCATGTACATGGGCAAATACGTCAGCTCGCTGCTGGGTGACATTACGACTTATGCCGCAGGTGGATTGCTTATCCTGCTGGGTGGTCATATGATTCTGAATGCATTCCGTGAAGGCGATACGAAGCTGGTGGACCATCGTTCCCTGCTCGGCGTCGTTTTGTTTTCCCTCAGTGTAAGTGTGGATTCGTTTTCCGTGGGTGTTTCACTAGGAATGTTTAGTAGTGATCTGGTATTGACCGTACTTGCTTTCGGCGTGTGTGGCGGGGCGATGTCGGTTATGGGTCTGCTATTAGGTCGCCGGGTGAGCCGGAATCTGGGTGATTACGGTGAAGCTATTGGTGGCGCAATCTTGCTTGCGTTTGGACTTTTGTTTATATTTTAG